One window of the Agrobacterium larrymoorei genome contains the following:
- a CDS encoding DEAD/DEAH box helicase has translation MDALRIWTKEGSDRRLLLTSLEALLQRVPPEDLIAESVFELDVGTPFDRDAFMDFIRRTGYTEEGVADDPGELVARDGVIDIYPAGAPGPMRIVLDENDTVIELHGFNHLSQRTESSLEKVAIGPASEVIKGEEVSEGADLSTGIIETSLIRQYDVMPSVFDLLGEASLILGQGIDDRLAHHLEIIDDARQAHIDFHASDAPSRRSFYLDRSEWAEHTGRLRIETLNVDAGYELPTKTYEADYRKSVTKFAQDALQEQKKVVIADNGKRAEALYRRLEKVAESTDGPVAQWDDVLRAAPGTLMQIACNLQEGFVDTRHGVVVVAAPDEAMADTTSHQLLAEPELQIGDVVVHEDHGVGVLKDLKTIMVENVSRDAARLEYRDGDSILVPMQEFDKLWRYGSEPDAISLDRLHTEAWSKKRQKIAEDILSTARHLSKIAKHRQSSPAETFTPARSQFAAFTRRFPFAETRDQSKAINDVLADLASGRAMNRLVCGDVGFGKTEVALRAAAAVALSGGQVAVVAPTTVLARQHFQTFAQRFEGTGISVGLLSRLVKPGDAKQTKAALADGTIGVVVATQAIFAKDVRFARLGLLIVDEEHRFGLKEKSAMAKLAPSLHTLMMSATPIPRTLQSAMVGVQEVSLLTTPPLRRRPVRTSLAAFDRASMRTGLMREHRRGGQSFVVVPRIEDIEGVEAILKSIVPDLSVKVAHGRMPAVKIDETIVGFARGDGDILLATNIIENGLDVPRANTMFIWHPERFGLAQLHQLRGRVGRSGAQGRATLLLEEGSDLGEDAMSRLSTLVESDRLGSGLAISVRDLDLRGGGDIAGDDQAGHMRVIGVGLYQKLLAGAVAKLGKKPSPFPPRTILQLDAAATIPANYVSDPATRLNLYAKLSRASNLAEIDDLKEEFEDRFGELPSEVLILLRTSRLQLIAARLGISKLEAGPKALALTFTQRTPAKVLAHLTKKAGAMQRDDRLIFQISSDRGEEQLKQFEQILAEAQTRVK, from the coding sequence ATGGACGCGTTACGCATATGGACGAAGGAAGGATCCGATCGTCGGCTACTACTGACCTCCTTGGAAGCGCTGCTTCAACGTGTGCCCCCGGAAGACCTCATTGCCGAAAGCGTCTTCGAACTAGACGTCGGAACGCCGTTCGACCGCGACGCCTTCATGGATTTCATCCGACGCACGGGATACACCGAAGAAGGCGTTGCTGACGATCCAGGTGAATTGGTTGCCCGTGACGGTGTCATCGACATTTATCCCGCGGGCGCTCCAGGGCCAATGCGGATTGTCCTGGACGAGAATGACACCGTTATCGAGCTGCACGGCTTCAACCACCTTTCGCAACGCACGGAAAGTTCTTTGGAAAAGGTGGCGATCGGCCCGGCATCTGAGGTCATCAAGGGCGAAGAGGTCTCAGAAGGCGCAGACCTCTCGACCGGCATCATCGAGACGTCGCTCATTCGCCAATATGACGTCATGCCGAGCGTGTTCGATCTCTTGGGAGAGGCGAGCTTGATTCTGGGTCAAGGCATCGACGACAGGCTGGCGCACCATCTGGAGATCATTGATGACGCTCGCCAGGCACATATTGATTTTCATGCATCGGATGCACCATCGCGTCGATCGTTCTATCTCGACCGCAGCGAATGGGCCGAGCACACCGGTCGTTTACGGATAGAGACCCTAAACGTTGACGCGGGGTACGAACTGCCGACGAAGACATACGAGGCGGATTACCGTAAGTCGGTGACCAAGTTCGCGCAAGACGCCCTGCAAGAGCAAAAAAAGGTCGTCATTGCCGACAATGGGAAGCGCGCGGAGGCCCTTTATCGGCGACTGGAGAAAGTTGCGGAATCGACAGACGGCCCAGTCGCTCAATGGGATGACGTATTGAGAGCTGCCCCGGGCACTCTCATGCAGATCGCCTGCAATCTCCAAGAGGGATTTGTCGATACAAGGCACGGTGTCGTGGTCGTTGCGGCACCCGATGAAGCGATGGCTGACACTACCTCCCATCAACTGCTCGCCGAGCCAGAGCTTCAGATCGGCGACGTGGTTGTGCACGAAGACCATGGCGTGGGCGTTCTCAAGGATCTCAAGACGATCATGGTCGAAAACGTCTCTCGCGACGCCGCACGATTAGAGTATCGCGATGGAGACTCAATCCTCGTCCCCATGCAAGAGTTCGACAAGCTTTGGCGCTATGGTTCGGAGCCAGATGCCATTTCGCTCGATCGTCTCCACACCGAAGCTTGGAGCAAAAAGAGACAGAAGATTGCGGAGGATATCCTTTCCACCGCCCGTCACCTTTCAAAAATCGCCAAGCACAGGCAATCCTCACCGGCAGAGACATTTACCCCTGCCCGTTCTCAATTTGCAGCGTTTACCCGTCGTTTTCCTTTCGCCGAAACCCGCGATCAATCGAAAGCGATCAATGACGTTCTTGCCGATCTCGCATCCGGACGAGCCATGAACCGTCTCGTGTGCGGAGATGTCGGCTTCGGAAAAACTGAAGTCGCGTTACGCGCAGCGGCAGCGGTGGCCCTCTCCGGCGGACAGGTTGCTGTTGTCGCGCCCACGACCGTTTTGGCTCGCCAACACTTTCAAACTTTCGCGCAACGCTTCGAAGGAACGGGCATTTCGGTCGGGCTGCTGTCTCGACTTGTGAAGCCCGGAGACGCCAAGCAAACGAAGGCGGCACTCGCTGACGGTACGATCGGTGTGGTCGTAGCAACCCAGGCCATCTTCGCAAAGGACGTCCGCTTTGCGCGCTTGGGGCTATTGATCGTGGATGAGGAGCATCGTTTCGGGTTGAAGGAGAAGAGCGCTATGGCCAAGCTCGCGCCTTCCCTTCACACGCTTATGATGTCGGCGACGCCAATTCCGCGAACACTGCAATCGGCAATGGTCGGCGTTCAGGAGGTCAGCCTGCTCACCACGCCGCCCTTGCGAAGGCGTCCGGTGCGCACCTCACTCGCTGCTTTCGACCGCGCCTCCATGCGAACCGGCTTGATGCGCGAGCATCGCCGCGGCGGCCAAAGCTTCGTCGTCGTCCCTCGCATTGAGGACATTGAAGGCGTCGAAGCGATCCTTAAGAGCATCGTTCCGGACCTGTCGGTCAAAGTCGCGCATGGCAGGATGCCGGCCGTAAAAATCGACGAAACGATTGTTGGCTTCGCGAGAGGAGATGGAGACATCTTGCTCGCCACCAATATCATCGAGAATGGGCTCGACGTTCCGCGGGCGAATACCATGTTCATTTGGCACCCAGAGCGTTTCGGGCTTGCTCAACTTCATCAACTGCGCGGACGCGTCGGTCGTTCAGGCGCGCAGGGCAGAGCGACCCTGTTGCTGGAAGAGGGTTCAGATCTGGGCGAAGACGCCATGTCGCGGCTTTCGACCCTTGTTGAGAGTGACCGGCTGGGATCTGGCTTGGCCATCAGTGTTCGCGATCTTGATTTGCGTGGCGGTGGCGACATCGCTGGCGATGATCAGGCCGGGCATATGAGGGTGATCGGGGTTGGACTATACCAAAAGCTTTTAGCTGGGGCTGTCGCAAAACTGGGCAAAAAGCCATCGCCTTTCCCGCCACGGACGATCCTTCAGCTTGACGCGGCAGCCACGATCCCGGCAAACTATGTGTCGGACCCCGCCACCAGACTCAATCTCTACGCCAAGCTCTCCCGCGCCTCGAACCTCGCGGAGATAGATGATCTCAAAGAAGAGTTTGAAGACCGGTTCGGTGAATTGCCTTCAGAGGTCCTCATCCTGCTGCGAACAAGCCGCCTTCAGCTAATTGCGGCGCGCCTCGGCATATCGAAGCTCGAGGCTGGACCAAAGGCGCTCGCATTGACCTTCACACAGAGGACACCAGCCAAGGTTCTCGCACATCTCACGAAAAAGGCTGGAGCAATGCAACGGGACGACAGGCTGATCTTCCAGATTTCGAGCGATCGCGGCGAAGAGCAGTTGAAACAGTTCGAGCAGATCCTGGCGGAAGCGCAAACGAGGGTAAAGTAA
- a CDS encoding NAD-dependent epimerase/dehydratase family protein, translating to MTKRIVFTGGTGKAGRHAVPKLLEKGYSVLNIDLKPLDLPGVNTLIADVTDSGQVFNALTTHNGFEGFENGALPSAPDAVVHFAAIPRVLIEPDNKTFQANVVGTYNVIEAAMKLGVRKVIIASSETTYGVCFAEGDKDFHSFPLEEDYDIDPMDSYGLSKLVNEKTARAFAMRYKADIYALRIGNVIEPHEYSNFPAFIDNPMSRKRNAWSYIDARDLGEIVHLCIEKDGLGFQVFNAVNDTITADLPTAEFLARYAPNTPVTREMGRDEAPLSNRKAREVLGFKEEHPWKRYVTR from the coding sequence ATGACCAAACGCATCGTTTTCACCGGTGGCACAGGCAAGGCTGGACGCCATGCCGTTCCCAAGCTTCTGGAAAAGGGATACTCCGTCCTCAATATCGATTTGAAGCCCTTGGACTTACCAGGAGTGAACACGCTGATCGCGGATGTCACCGATAGCGGTCAGGTCTTCAATGCACTGACGACGCATAATGGTTTCGAAGGTTTTGAAAACGGCGCTCTGCCTTCGGCGCCCGATGCCGTCGTGCACTTCGCGGCGATCCCTCGTGTGTTGATCGAGCCTGACAACAAGACATTTCAGGCCAATGTGGTCGGCACATACAATGTCATCGAAGCTGCGATGAAGCTCGGCGTTCGCAAAGTCATCATTGCTTCCAGCGAGACGACCTATGGCGTGTGCTTTGCCGAAGGAGACAAGGACTTCCATTCGTTCCCTCTGGAAGAGGATTACGATATCGACCCGATGGACAGCTATGGTCTCTCCAAGCTGGTGAACGAGAAGACGGCACGCGCCTTCGCTATGCGATACAAGGCCGATATCTACGCCCTGCGCATCGGCAATGTGATCGAGCCGCATGAGTACAGCAACTTTCCGGCCTTCATCGACAACCCGATGTCTCGCAAACGCAATGCCTGGAGCTACATCGATGCGCGCGATCTTGGCGAGATTGTTCATCTCTGTATCGAGAAAGATGGACTGGGCTTTCAGGTGTTCAACGCGGTCAACGACACCATTACGGCCGATCTGCCGACGGCGGAATTCCTCGCTAGATATGCTCCCAATACGCCTGTGACGCGTGAAATGGGAAGGGACGAAGCGCCGCTGTCCAATCGCAAAGCGCGAGAAGTTCTAGGGTTCAAAGAAGAGCATCCCTGGAAGCGCTATGTGACAAGATAG
- a CDS encoding sigma-70 family RNA polymerase sigma factor, translating to MGSMPIDLEKALDRCAKGDRLALRQIFDQEAGKLIAVAQRIVRRRELAEEVVQDAFIRIWTHAHQYRSDSGSARGWIYAIVRNRALNLLRDGRREHSVEDVEALRDDQQADEIMAAWHRLDRNSRLYECLGTLDATKRQGILMAYVGGYSHGEIAGRLRIPLGTTKSWIRRGLSALRECLA from the coding sequence ATGGGCTCCATGCCGATTGATCTCGAAAAGGCCCTCGATCGCTGCGCCAAAGGCGACCGTCTGGCATTGCGGCAAATATTCGATCAGGAAGCTGGCAAACTTATCGCGGTTGCCCAACGTATCGTTAGACGTCGTGAGCTTGCCGAAGAGGTGGTGCAAGACGCATTTATCCGCATCTGGACGCACGCCCATCAATACCGCTCCGATAGCGGTTCGGCGCGCGGCTGGATTTATGCCATCGTCCGCAACAGAGCGCTCAACCTGCTGCGCGACGGTAGACGAGAACACTCAGTCGAAGACGTTGAAGCGCTTCGCGATGATCAGCAGGCGGATGAGATTATGGCGGCCTGGCATCGTCTGGATCGCAATTCGCGCCTATACGAGTGCCTCGGTACATTGGACGCCACCAAGCGCCAAGGCATCCTGATGGCCTATGTCGGGGGCTATTCTCATGGCGAGATCGCCGGCCGGTTGCGCATACCGCTCGGCACCACAAAATCCTGGATCAGGCGTGGACTGTCGGCGCTGCGGGAGTGTCTGGCATGA
- a CDS encoding hydroxyacid dehydrogenase, with protein sequence MSRNIILVDPLPRTLDLIMEPSVRARLEALGEVIVSEDRQMPAEEVERYLPDTVLIFGQTDMPRERLDRAPRLKAIINVESNFLPNIDYQACVERGIWVITPASAFASPVAEASLAMALDLARGITAADRAFRQGTEHYGLEGNAETFRFAGAPVGIIGFGDLGRELRELIRPFRNTVRVFDPWLPKEIVERLDCLPSTLDDVLRESQVVFVFASVTSENEGFLGKKEFASMKPGAAFLLMSRADVVDFPAMIEAAASGHIRVATDVFPEEPVGPDDPVRQAPGVLLSAHRTGGTRDAFYALGSMAVADVELIMKGLPPRLCRRADPATANMMRSKPVSVS encoded by the coding sequence ATGAGCCGCAATATCATACTGGTCGATCCATTGCCGAGGACGCTGGACCTGATCATGGAGCCTTCCGTTCGAGCCCGGCTGGAGGCGCTCGGTGAGGTGATCGTATCCGAAGACCGCCAGATGCCTGCCGAAGAGGTGGAGCGCTATCTTCCTGACACGGTTTTGATTTTCGGCCAGACGGATATGCCAAGGGAACGTTTGGATCGGGCGCCGCGATTGAAGGCGATCATAAATGTGGAATCGAATTTTCTCCCGAACATCGATTACCAGGCCTGTGTCGAGCGAGGCATATGGGTCATCACACCGGCCTCGGCTTTCGCGTCACCGGTTGCGGAAGCGTCGCTTGCCATGGCGCTTGACCTAGCGCGCGGCATTACCGCGGCGGATCGCGCGTTCAGGCAGGGAACCGAGCATTATGGGCTAGAGGGTAATGCGGAGACATTCCGTTTTGCCGGAGCGCCGGTGGGTATCATCGGTTTCGGGGATCTTGGTCGTGAATTGCGAGAGCTTATTCGGCCCTTTAGAAACACGGTCCGCGTGTTCGATCCCTGGCTTCCAAAAGAGATCGTCGAGCGACTTGATTGTCTGCCATCGACGCTCGATGACGTCCTGCGCGAAAGCCAGGTGGTTTTCGTCTTTGCCAGTGTGACCAGCGAAAACGAGGGGTTTCTCGGCAAGAAGGAATTTGCCTCGATGAAGCCGGGCGCGGCATTCTTGCTGATGAGCCGTGCTGACGTCGTTGACTTTCCGGCGATGATTGAGGCTGCAGCATCGGGCCACATCAGGGTGGCGACGGATGTGTTTCCGGAGGAGCCCGTCGGTCCAGACGATCCTGTGCGTCAAGCACCTGGTGTTCTTCTCTCGGCTCACAGGACGGGCGGCACGCGCGACGCTTTCTATGCCTTGGGTTCGATGGCCGTTGCGGATGTCGAGCTTATCATGAAGGGATTGCCGCCAAGGCTCTGCCGCCGAGCCGATCCGGCAACAGCAAACATGATGAGGTCGAAGCCAGTTTCTGTTTCCTGA
- a CDS encoding DUF4394 domain-containing protein — MQTIRFALAASISVIATSTSALAAPILGLSGDKTLVMFYTEKPAVSKTMDVTGVDKLVGIDYRPGNKTVIGVTPDHRIVSINLETGAASDIAKMDKMLTITDAPVVVDFNPMADRLRFMTGTTNHRVHPDTGAVTVDGTLAFEEGDMHKAETPNIVAAAYTNSIGKPEKTAMYNIDATIGALIQQTKPNDGTLKAIGKLGLKDKPATYAFDVQGMEGGKNTAYLVANKMLYTVNLETGKATEIGAITGLENEVRDIAVLPAM, encoded by the coding sequence ATGCAGACTATTCGTTTCGCTTTGGCAGCCTCCATATCCGTCATCGCTACTTCGACATCCGCGCTGGCAGCACCGATACTTGGATTGAGCGGCGATAAGACGCTCGTCATGTTCTACACGGAAAAGCCCGCCGTATCGAAGACAATGGACGTAACAGGCGTCGACAAGCTCGTCGGCATCGATTATCGCCCCGGCAACAAGACCGTTATCGGTGTTACGCCTGATCATCGCATTGTCAGCATTAATCTGGAGACGGGTGCTGCAAGCGATATCGCCAAGATGGACAAGATGCTGACAATTACCGACGCGCCAGTAGTGGTCGATTTCAATCCCATGGCCGATCGCCTGCGTTTTATGACCGGCACCACCAACCACCGGGTTCACCCGGACACGGGCGCAGTGACGGTCGACGGCACGCTCGCCTTCGAGGAAGGCGATATGCACAAGGCAGAGACGCCGAACATCGTCGCGGCCGCCTATACGAACTCCATCGGAAAGCCGGAAAAGACGGCTATGTACAATATCGACGCCACCATCGGCGCGTTGATCCAGCAAACCAAACCGAATGATGGGACGCTGAAGGCGATCGGTAAGCTTGGCCTCAAGGATAAGCCGGCGACCTATGCCTTCGATGTTCAGGGCATGGAAGGCGGGAAAAACACCGCCTACCTCGTGGCAAACAAGATGCTCTACACCGTCAATCTGGAAACCGGCAAAGCGACCGAAATCGGCGCGATCACCGGCCTGGAGAATGAAGTGAGAGACATCGCCGTTCTGCCGGCGATGTAA
- a CDS encoding NADH:flavin oxidoreductase codes for MSNDPLLQPFQLKHLTLRNRIIVTAHEPAYPEDGMPKERYRAYTVERAKGGVALTMTAGSAAVSKDSPPVFNNLLAYKDEIVPWIRDMTDAVHEQGSAIMVQLTHLGRRTRWDKGDWLPVVAPSHHREVAHRAFPKKIEDWDIERIIKDFADAAERMKAGGMDGVELEAYGHLLEQFTSPRTNELDGPYGGSLDNRMRFCLDVLGAIRKRVGDDFILGIRYTADERLSDGTGSEEGLEISRRLKDSGLIDYLNIIRGHIDTDPGLTDVIPIQGMANSPHLDFAGQIRSATNFPTFHAAKIPDVATARHAIASGKVDMVGMTRAHMTDPHIVRKIMEKREDDIRPCVGANYCLDRIYQGGMAFCIHNAATGREVDMPHTIPKAPQRRKIVIVGAGPAGLEAARVSAERGHSVVVFEAANNAGGQIRLTAQSERRREMISIIDWRMSQCEKLGVQFHFNTWADVETVEAETPDVVIIATGGLPHTEVLAAGNELVVSSWDIISGDVKPGTNVLIYDDAGDHAALQAAEIAAKAGAKVEIMTRDRAFAPEVMGMNLVPYVRALQKLETTFTVTYTLAAVERSGNQLLAHIGSDYGGVDKRKLFDQVVVNHGTRPLDELYFELKPRSVNGGEVSYDELIAGEAQSVSRNENGTFQLFRIGDAVAARNTHAAIYDGLRLAKDL; via the coding sequence ATGTCGAACGATCCCCTCCTCCAGCCTTTTCAACTCAAGCACCTGACGCTTCGAAATCGTATCATCGTCACGGCGCACGAACCGGCTTATCCTGAAGACGGCATGCCGAAGGAGCGGTATCGCGCCTACACGGTCGAGCGCGCGAAAGGTGGTGTTGCGCTGACGATGACAGCCGGATCAGCTGCCGTATCGAAAGATAGCCCTCCTGTTTTCAACAACCTGCTCGCCTACAAGGACGAGATCGTCCCATGGATCCGCGACATGACGGATGCCGTGCATGAGCAAGGTTCGGCGATCATGGTCCAGCTCACCCATCTTGGCCGTCGGACCCGGTGGGACAAGGGCGACTGGCTGCCGGTCGTCGCCCCGTCGCATCACCGCGAGGTGGCGCATCGCGCCTTCCCCAAGAAGATAGAAGATTGGGATATCGAACGTATCATAAAGGACTTTGCCGACGCTGCGGAGCGGATGAAGGCAGGTGGCATGGATGGCGTTGAACTGGAGGCATACGGCCATCTCCTCGAGCAGTTTACCTCGCCCCGTACCAATGAACTGGATGGCCCCTATGGCGGCTCGCTCGACAACCGCATGCGCTTCTGTCTCGATGTGCTTGGCGCCATCAGAAAGCGCGTTGGCGACGACTTCATTCTGGGCATTCGCTACACGGCAGACGAGCGGCTGTCGGACGGCACGGGGTCGGAAGAGGGTCTTGAGATATCGCGACGCCTCAAGGATAGCGGCCTCATCGACTACCTCAATATCATCCGAGGCCATATCGATACCGACCCAGGTCTGACGGATGTCATTCCTATTCAGGGCATGGCCAACTCGCCGCATCTCGATTTCGCCGGCCAGATCAGATCGGCGACCAACTTCCCCACCTTCCACGCCGCAAAAATTCCCGATGTTGCGACAGCTCGCCACGCCATTGCGTCCGGCAAGGTCGATATGGTTGGCATGACCCGCGCCCATATGACAGACCCCCATATCGTCCGTAAGATTATGGAAAAACGCGAGGACGACATAAGGCCCTGTGTCGGCGCGAATTACTGTCTTGATCGCATCTACCAGGGCGGCATGGCCTTCTGCATCCATAATGCCGCGACAGGGCGAGAAGTCGATATGCCTCACACCATACCCAAGGCCCCCCAACGTAGAAAAATCGTCATCGTCGGTGCGGGACCGGCGGGGCTTGAGGCGGCGCGTGTGTCTGCGGAACGCGGCCATTCGGTGGTCGTCTTCGAGGCCGCCAACAATGCCGGTGGACAAATCCGTTTGACGGCTCAAAGCGAACGCCGCCGCGAGATGATCAGCATTATCGACTGGCGAATGAGCCAGTGCGAGAAACTCGGTGTTCAGTTTCACTTCAACACCTGGGCTGATGTGGAGACAGTGGAAGCTGAAACGCCAGATGTGGTGATCATCGCCACAGGCGGGCTTCCCCATACCGAGGTTTTGGCGGCTGGCAACGAACTCGTGGTTTCGTCATGGGACATCATCTCGGGCGATGTCAAACCCGGAACGAACGTCCTTATCTATGACGATGCTGGGGACCACGCAGCACTCCAGGCTGCCGAGATTGCCGCAAAGGCCGGTGCGAAGGTCGAAATCATGACACGTGACCGCGCGTTTGCACCCGAGGTCATGGGCATGAATCTCGTGCCCTACGTCAGAGCATTGCAGAAGCTTGAAACCACGTTCACGGTGACTTACACGTTGGCTGCGGTGGAGCGAAGCGGAAACCAGTTGCTGGCGCATATCGGCAGCGACTATGGCGGCGTCGACAAGCGCAAGCTCTTCGACCAGGTGGTGGTCAACCACGGGACGCGGCCTCTCGATGAACTCTACTTCGAGCTCAAGCCTCGCTCGGTCAACGGCGGTGAAGTCTCCTATGATGAGTTGATCGCAGGCGAAGCCCAATCCGTATCGCGAAACGAAAATGGCACGTTCCAGCTTTTCAGGATTGGCGATGCGGTGGCAGCCCGTAACACCCACGCCGCAATCTACGACGGTCTGCGGTTGGCGAAGGATCTCTGA
- a CDS encoding LysR family transcriptional regulator: MDQLAAMRAFARVVETGNFTKAANALNIPKTTVTNMVQGLEAHLRTTLLNRTTRRVMVTTDGALYYERATQILAEIDELDGSVSSANVQPSGRLRVEMAGMFADEIIIPNLCDFHQRFPQIRLDIGVGDRLVDYIAENVDCALRVGTLRDQSLIARKVSELDFLTVAAPAYIERFGMPQTPEDLEVDHHCVGYLNANAGQVMSMAFDNGTRSVEISPRYIVSANDARTYQHAVVAGMGVGQLVPFSIRDEIKEGKLVRVLPEWKSEPMPIYIVYPQTRHVTNKVRVFVDWVAKLLNRSALGTL, encoded by the coding sequence ATGGATCAGCTGGCTGCGATGCGGGCATTCGCGCGGGTCGTTGAAACAGGGAACTTCACGAAAGCTGCAAATGCCTTGAACATTCCCAAGACGACCGTGACGAACATGGTGCAAGGGCTTGAGGCGCATTTGCGCACGACCTTGCTCAACCGAACGACGCGCCGCGTGATGGTGACCACGGATGGCGCTCTTTATTACGAGCGGGCAACGCAAATTCTGGCGGAGATCGACGAGTTGGATGGTAGCGTTTCAAGCGCCAATGTCCAGCCTTCTGGTCGCCTGCGTGTGGAAATGGCCGGGATGTTCGCTGACGAGATCATCATTCCCAACCTTTGCGATTTCCACCAGCGCTTCCCACAGATCCGGCTCGACATCGGTGTCGGAGATCGTCTGGTCGATTACATCGCCGAAAACGTGGACTGTGCCTTGCGCGTGGGGACCCTGCGCGACCAGTCGCTGATCGCTCGAAAAGTCTCGGAACTCGACTTTCTCACTGTTGCCGCACCCGCTTACATCGAGCGGTTTGGTATGCCGCAGACACCTGAAGACCTTGAGGTCGATCATCACTGTGTTGGGTACTTGAACGCCAATGCCGGCCAAGTCATGAGCATGGCCTTCGACAATGGTACCCGTTCAGTTGAAATCAGTCCGCGGTATATCGTGTCCGCGAATGATGCGAGAACCTATCAGCATGCTGTGGTTGCCGGAATGGGGGTCGGGCAACTGGTGCCGTTCTCGATAAGGGACGAGATTAAAGAGGGAAAGTTGGTGCGTGTTTTGCCTGAATGGAAAAGCGAGCCCATGCCGATCTATATCGTCTACCCGCAGACCAGACACGTGACCAACAAGGTTCGTGTCTTTGTGGATTGGGTGGCAAAGCTGCTGAACAGAAGCGCGTTGGGAACGTTGTGA
- a CDS encoding anti-sigma factor — protein sequence MTYDRKDVLNLADEYVLGLLDAVEAGEIEDSMKRDPELQAAIAASRDRFLPLDTGLAPQSVSEDLWQRIESALPQQEKPATALPVANDNGVRRWKFAAFTSLAASLILAVGLIYSLTRTVEPLVIAVLVNDAGEVQAVVEDFGNDEASVRLLADFAVPRDKTIQVWTLPSRDVGPVSLGLLEGVRSARLQGPALPRPRADQLYELTLEQAGGSPTGRPTGPILAKGFARMPR from the coding sequence ATGACCTATGACCGCAAGGATGTGCTCAATCTTGCCGACGAATATGTGCTCGGGTTACTCGACGCAGTTGAGGCCGGAGAGATCGAGGATTCCATGAAACGTGATCCCGAACTACAGGCCGCGATCGCAGCAAGCAGGGATCGGTTCCTGCCACTCGACACGGGACTTGCGCCTCAATCGGTGAGTGAAGACCTTTGGCAGCGCATCGAGTCCGCCCTACCCCAACAAGAGAAGCCTGCCACCGCTCTGCCGGTCGCGAATGACAATGGTGTACGGCGCTGGAAGTTTGCAGCGTTCACCTCGCTTGCAGCCTCTCTGATCCTCGCTGTTGGACTTATCTACAGCCTCACTAGAACAGTGGAACCGCTGGTCATTGCGGTGCTGGTCAACGATGCCGGCGAGGTTCAGGCCGTTGTCGAGGATTTCGGCAATGACGAAGCGTCTGTCCGGCTGCTGGCCGATTTCGCCGTTCCACGCGACAAGACGATCCAGGTCTGGACCTTGCCGTCCCGTGATGTCGGACCCGTCTCACTCGGTCTGCTTGAGGGCGTGCGCTCGGCGCGCCTGCAAGGGCCAGCGCTTCCAAGACCACGCGCCGATCAACTTTATGAGCTGACGCTCGAGCAGGCAGGCGGCTCACCGACAGGCCGTCCAACGGGACCGATCCTGGCGAAGGGATTTGCACGCATGCCGCGCTAG
- a CDS encoding TetR/AcrR family transcriptional regulator yields MTEISNDSGWRGSQEVWLQAAYEALLETGVESVKILPLGKKLNLSRTSFYWFFKDREELLAALLTRWREKNTGNLVKQCEAYAESVVEAMFNVFDCWIDTELFDPRFEFAVRSWALQSEDISKEIEVADRARLSALQHMFMRFGHTELDADVRARTTYLVQIGYVSMRTQEDIALRMKRIPHYVEVYTGIAPQRRDLDRFFARHGVKDLDVL; encoded by the coding sequence ATGACAGAGATTTCAAACGATAGTGGCTGGCGTGGTTCGCAAGAGGTGTGGTTGCAGGCAGCCTATGAGGCCTTGCTGGAAACCGGCGTAGAGTCGGTCAAAATCCTACCGCTCGGGAAAAAGCTGAACTTGTCCCGCACGAGCTTCTACTGGTTCTTCAAGGACAGAGAAGAGCTTCTGGCAGCGCTTCTCACACGCTGGCGGGAAAAGAACACCGGCAACCTAGTCAAACAATGTGAGGCCTATGCTGAAAGCGTCGTTGAGGCGATGTTCAATGTCTTTGACTGCTGGATCGACACCGAACTTTTCGATCCACGCTTTGAATTTGCCGTGCGGAGCTGGGCCCTGCAGTCCGAGGACATATCGAAGGAGATAGAGGTTGCCGACCGTGCAAGGCTATCTGCGCTGCAGCATATGTTTATGCGGTTTGGCCACACTGAGCTGGATGCGGATGTTCGGGCGCGCACCACCTATCTCGTTCAGATCGGCTACGTCTCGATGCGCACGCAAGAGGATATTGCTTTGCGCATGAAGCGCATTCCGCATTACGTAGAGGTCTATACCGGCATTGCGCCCCAGCGGCGCGATCTCGACCGATTTTTCGCTCGCCACGGTGTCAAGGATTTGGACGTGTTATAG